The following are from one region of the Stigmatella ashevillena genome:
- the fadJ gene encoding fatty acid oxidation complex subunit alpha FadJ, giving the protein MAIQLEELEVKHGFSYRVEDGIAVFTFDLPDSAVNTLSPETGLAFDALLDRAEQASEVRAVVFISGKKDNFVAGAKIDFLQKIKTAEEAATVARNAQKGFDRLDGFPKPVVAAIHGSCLGGGLEWALACDYRIITDSPKTVLGLPEVQLGLLPGGGGTQRLPALIGVQAALDLILTGKHVKPSKAKRLGLVDEVVPVALLRSLAVRRARELAGGTLKVERSHGQGLKAVATQSKKGLAGFFKSLANKEMWAEVALEDNPLGRKLLFDQARKQLLKKTRGHYPAQEKALEAIRTGVIAGRQAGLEAEARLFGELVVSEVSQRLVELFFATTALKKENGTSNPSVKAREVKKVGVLGGGLMGGGIAYVSSALQGVPVRVKDKDDLGAGRALKQSQGILEERVKKRSLTSREAAAKMALVSAGTDYSGFKTVDLVIEAVFEDLKLKRRVLAETEAVTRDGCIFASNTSSLPITELAKESRRPELVIGMHYFSPVHKMPLLEIITHPGTAEWVTATCVEVGRKQGKTVIVVNDGVGFYTSRILAPYMNEAAFLLAEGADIAELDKALVEFGFPVGPITLLDEVGIDVAHKVGPIMEAAFGKRLAAPKTLDKVIEDGRLGRKNQKGFYTYNGKKKEVDASVYALLPAGQDRKDFDRAEMAERCVLQMVNEAVRCLGEGILRSPRDGDVGAIFGLGFPPFRGGPFRYADSLTPAVLLKRLEHYQDKLGERFFPAPFLVEAVKEGKTFHAR; this is encoded by the coding sequence ATGGCCATCCAACTGGAAGAGCTCGAGGTGAAGCACGGCTTCTCCTACCGGGTCGAAGATGGCATCGCGGTCTTCACCTTCGATCTGCCGGACTCGGCGGTGAACACCCTCTCGCCGGAGACCGGTCTCGCGTTCGATGCGCTGCTCGATCGCGCGGAGCAGGCCTCGGAGGTGAGGGCGGTGGTCTTCATCTCCGGGAAGAAGGACAACTTCGTGGCGGGGGCGAAGATCGACTTCCTCCAGAAGATCAAAACGGCCGAGGAAGCCGCCACCGTGGCCCGAAATGCCCAGAAGGGGTTCGACCGGCTGGATGGTTTCCCCAAGCCCGTGGTGGCGGCCATCCATGGCTCGTGCCTCGGTGGCGGCCTGGAGTGGGCGCTGGCGTGCGACTACCGCATCATCACCGACAGTCCGAAGACGGTGCTGGGCCTGCCCGAGGTGCAGCTCGGCCTGTTGCCAGGGGGTGGTGGTACCCAGCGGCTGCCAGCACTCATTGGCGTTCAGGCGGCGTTGGACCTCATCCTCACCGGCAAGCACGTGAAGCCATCGAAGGCGAAGCGGCTGGGTCTGGTGGACGAGGTGGTGCCGGTGGCTCTGCTGCGCTCCTTGGCGGTGCGGCGCGCGCGTGAGTTGGCCGGTGGGACGCTGAAGGTGGAGCGCTCTCACGGCCAGGGGCTCAAGGCGGTGGCCACGCAGTCCAAGAAGGGCCTGGCAGGGTTCTTCAAGAGCCTGGCCAACAAGGAGATGTGGGCCGAGGTCGCCCTCGAGGACAACCCCCTGGGCCGGAAGCTCCTCTTCGATCAGGCGCGCAAGCAGCTCCTGAAGAAGACGCGCGGCCACTACCCTGCGCAGGAGAAGGCCTTGGAGGCCATTCGCACGGGGGTAATTGCTGGCCGGCAGGCAGGGCTGGAGGCCGAGGCGCGCCTGTTTGGCGAACTGGTGGTGTCGGAAGTCTCTCAGCGGTTGGTGGAACTCTTCTTCGCCACCACCGCGCTCAAGAAGGAGAACGGCACCTCCAACCCGAGCGTGAAGGCCCGGGAGGTGAAGAAGGTGGGCGTGCTCGGCGGCGGACTTATGGGCGGCGGCATTGCCTACGTGTCCTCGGCGCTCCAGGGCGTGCCGGTGCGCGTGAAGGACAAGGATGACCTGGGCGCTGGGCGTGCGCTCAAGCAGAGCCAGGGCATTCTGGAGGAGCGCGTGAAGAAGCGCTCCCTGACCTCACGAGAGGCGGCCGCGAAGATGGCCCTGGTGTCCGCGGGGACCGACTACAGCGGCTTCAAGACCGTGGATCTCGTCATCGAGGCCGTGTTCGAGGATTTGAAGCTCAAGCGGCGCGTGCTGGCCGAGACGGAGGCGGTGACCCGCGACGGTTGCATCTTTGCCTCCAACACCTCCAGCTTGCCCATCACGGAGCTGGCCAAGGAGAGCCGTCGGCCCGAGCTGGTCATCGGGATGCATTACTTCAGCCCGGTGCACAAGATGCCGTTGCTGGAGATCATCACCCACCCCGGAACCGCCGAGTGGGTGACGGCCACGTGCGTGGAAGTGGGCCGCAAGCAGGGCAAGACGGTCATCGTCGTCAACGACGGGGTGGGCTTCTACACCTCGCGCATCCTCGCCCCCTACATGAACGAGGCGGCGTTCCTGTTGGCCGAAGGCGCGGACATTGCCGAGTTGGACAAGGCGCTCGTGGAGTTTGGCTTCCCGGTAGGGCCCATCACCTTGCTGGACGAGGTCGGCATCGACGTCGCGCACAAGGTGGGCCCCATCATGGAGGCGGCCTTCGGCAAGCGGCTGGCGGCTCCGAAGACGCTCGACAAGGTCATCGAGGACGGGCGCCTCGGACGCAAGAACCAGAAGGGCTTCTACACCTACAACGGAAAGAAGAAGGAGGTGGATGCCTCCGTCTACGCGCTGCTCCCGGCGGGACAGGACCGCAAGGATTTTGACCGCGCGGAGATGGCGGAGCGGTGCGTTCTGCAGATGGTCAACGAGGCGGTTCGCTGCCTGGGCGAGGGCATTCTCCGCAGCCCGAGGGATGGCGATGTGGGCGCGATTTTCGGGTTGGGCTTTCCGC
- a CDS encoding isoamylase, which yields MMTSIRNLGRAWRARLWRPLLGASLGVALTACGASDPAAALLEEGPPGLGVQEQQAVSWTLGARYDASKSNISFQVYSKNATRIDLYIYATAYGAPEVVSYEMTTVPDSGLWSKTVSVATLQNTYKVTGPVYYGYRAWGKNWPFSTAWTKGSAAGFIADVDADGNRFNPNKVLFDPYALEISHDPSGPLSTDGSVFASGPGTRNIDSGPRVPKGIVLAGDSQSIGTRPTRAFKDDVIYEVQVRGLTRNDASIPAAYRGTYKGAGLKAPALAALGVTAVEFLPLQETDNDANDNVASTAGDNYWGYMTLNYFAPDRRYAYDTKAGGPTREFKEMVKAFHDNGIKVFVDVVYNHTGEGGAWKAGDSSTYNVMSFRGLDNATYYSLTGDKQFNWDNTGVGGNYNTYNAKAQDLIIHSLAYWKDTLGVDGFRFDLASVLGNAQEHGGFNYVRDNSNTALNRITRDLGPRPGSGGAGTDFIAEPWAIGGNSYQVGNFPAGWAEWNGIFRDTFRKDQNQLGGETVTPGQLATRFTGSADLYGEGNGDARKPYHSVNFMVAHDGFTLKDLYSCNSKNNNQSWPYGPSDGGDDNNHSWDQGGIAADQRKAARNGFAFLMLSAGVPMFNGGDEFLRSQACNNNAYNLDSDKNWLNYALSADQTAFKTFAQRLIAFRKAHPALRPASFYVGSDTNGNVMEQHRWFKPDGYVADASYFDNGGNHAIAFRIDGTEFSDPASAIYVAYNGWSGSVNFNLPWPGNGKNWYRVADTCPWAETSGVSAVAPGSETMLGGEGYSYGVCGRGVLLLIAK from the coding sequence CTTCGGACCCTGCCGCCGCCCTGTTGGAGGAAGGTCCCCCGGGCCTCGGGGTTCAGGAGCAACAGGCGGTGAGCTGGACGCTGGGCGCCCGGTACGACGCCTCGAAGAGCAATATCTCCTTCCAGGTCTATTCGAAGAACGCCACGCGCATCGATCTGTACATCTACGCCACGGCGTACGGCGCCCCGGAGGTGGTGAGCTACGAAATGACCACCGTCCCGGACTCGGGCCTCTGGTCGAAGACGGTCTCCGTGGCGACTCTCCAGAATACCTACAAGGTTACGGGCCCCGTGTATTACGGGTACCGCGCCTGGGGGAAGAATTGGCCTTTCAGCACGGCCTGGACCAAAGGATCCGCAGCGGGCTTCATCGCGGATGTCGACGCGGACGGCAACCGATTCAACCCCAACAAGGTCCTGTTTGATCCGTACGCGCTGGAGATCAGCCACGATCCCTCCGGCCCTCTGAGCACGGATGGGTCGGTGTTCGCCTCCGGTCCGGGGACCCGCAACATCGACAGCGGCCCCCGGGTGCCCAAGGGGATCGTCCTGGCAGGGGACAGCCAGTCCATTGGGACCCGGCCCACTCGGGCCTTCAAGGACGATGTCATCTACGAGGTCCAGGTGCGCGGTCTCACGCGCAATGATGCGAGCATCCCCGCGGCCTACCGTGGCACCTACAAAGGCGCTGGGCTGAAGGCTCCCGCGCTCGCGGCGCTGGGCGTCACCGCCGTGGAGTTCTTGCCCCTCCAGGAGACGGATAACGACGCCAACGACAACGTGGCGAGCACCGCGGGGGACAACTACTGGGGCTACATGACCCTCAACTACTTTGCGCCGGACCGGCGCTACGCCTACGACACCAAGGCGGGCGGCCCCACGCGCGAGTTCAAGGAGATGGTCAAGGCCTTCCACGACAACGGCATCAAGGTCTTCGTCGACGTGGTCTACAACCACACGGGTGAGGGCGGTGCCTGGAAGGCGGGCGACTCCAGCACCTACAACGTTATGTCCTTCCGGGGGCTCGACAACGCCACCTACTACAGCCTGACCGGCGACAAGCAGTTCAACTGGGACAACACCGGCGTCGGAGGCAACTACAACACCTACAACGCGAAGGCGCAGGACCTGATCATCCACTCGCTGGCCTACTGGAAGGACACGCTGGGCGTGGATGGCTTCCGGTTCGATCTGGCCTCGGTGCTCGGCAATGCCCAGGAGCATGGGGGGTTCAACTACGTGCGGGACAACAGCAACACGGCGCTCAACCGCATCACCCGGGACCTGGGTCCCCGGCCGGGCAGTGGCGGCGCGGGCACGGACTTCATTGCCGAGCCCTGGGCCATTGGGGGCAACTCGTATCAGGTGGGGAACTTCCCCGCCGGATGGGCCGAGTGGAACGGCATCTTCCGTGACACGTTCCGCAAGGACCAGAACCAGCTCGGCGGGGAGACCGTCACGCCCGGTCAGCTCGCCACCCGCTTCACGGGCTCGGCGGACCTGTACGGCGAGGGGAACGGGGATGCCCGCAAGCCGTACCACTCCGTCAACTTCATGGTGGCGCACGATGGGTTCACGCTGAAGGACCTCTACTCCTGCAACAGCAAGAACAACAACCAGTCGTGGCCCTACGGGCCCTCGGACGGTGGCGATGACAACAACCACAGCTGGGACCAGGGTGGCATCGCCGCCGATCAGCGCAAGGCCGCACGCAATGGTTTCGCCTTCCTGATGCTCAGTGCGGGCGTGCCCATGTTCAACGGTGGGGATGAGTTCCTGCGCAGCCAAGCGTGCAACAACAACGCCTACAACCTGGATTCGGACAAGAACTGGCTGAACTACGCCCTGTCCGCCGACCAGACGGCGTTCAAGACGTTCGCCCAGCGGCTCATCGCGTTCCGCAAGGCGCACCCGGCGCTGCGGCCCGCGAGCTTCTATGTGGGCTCGGACACCAACGGAAACGTGATGGAGCAGCACCGGTGGTTCAAGCCCGATGGGTACGTGGCCGATGCGAGCTACTTCGACAACGGCGGCAACCACGCCATCGCCTTTCGCATCGATGGGACCGAGTTCAGTGATCCGGCCAGCGCCATCTATGTTGCCTACAACGGTTGGTCAGGCAGCGTGAACTTCAACTTGCCGTGGCCTGGAAACGGGAAGAACTGGTACCGGGTGGCAGATACCTGCCCCTGGGCGGAGACAAGTGGCGTTAGTGCGGTGGCCCCTGGCTCCGAGACGATGCTCGGCGGGGAGGGGTACTCCTATGGCGTGTGCGGCCGGGGCGTGTTGCTGCTGATCGCCAAGTAA
- the fadI gene encoding acetyl-CoA C-acyltransferase FadI, which translates to MARERNGHPRVAIVRGLRTPFVKAGSVFSGLTALDLGKAVVQELVQRADIDPNEINQVVFGQVIPTLTAPSIAREVVIAAGLPRKIEAFTVARACATSIQSMTTAANAIAVGEAEVIIAGGTESMSDAPIFTSRPLAHALVASSKAKSLPEKLKPFQKLHGKDLLPVPPAIAEYSTGMTMGESAEKMAKENGISREEQDRIAYASHQNAARAWQEGRFDSEVMHVVIPPRYEDVAAKDNIVRGDTSLEALGQLKPVFDRKYGSITAGNASPLTDGAAALLLMSEEKARALGYEPIGYLRSHAYAATDPGDQLLQGPAYAVPVALKRAGMTLADIDLVEMHEAFAAQVASNIQALASPAFAKKAGWSGPVGEVDRERVNVNGGSIALGHPFGATGARIVTQALHELKRRNKNTVLCTVCAAGGLGAAVILERA; encoded by the coding sequence ATGGCACGTGAGAGAAACGGCCACCCACGGGTGGCCATTGTCCGCGGCTTGCGGACCCCGTTCGTGAAGGCGGGGAGCGTCTTCTCCGGACTCACCGCGCTGGATCTGGGCAAGGCGGTGGTCCAGGAGTTGGTGCAGCGGGCGGACATCGATCCGAATGAAATCAACCAGGTGGTCTTCGGCCAGGTCATTCCCACGCTGACGGCTCCTTCCATTGCGCGGGAGGTGGTCATCGCCGCGGGGCTGCCTCGCAAGATCGAAGCCTTCACCGTGGCGCGCGCGTGCGCCACCTCCATCCAGTCCATGACGACGGCCGCCAACGCCATCGCAGTGGGCGAAGCAGAGGTCATCATCGCGGGTGGAACCGAGTCCATGTCGGACGCGCCCATCTTCACCAGTCGGCCTCTAGCGCATGCGCTGGTGGCGTCCTCCAAGGCCAAGAGCCTCCCCGAGAAGCTCAAGCCCTTCCAGAAGCTCCACGGGAAGGATCTGCTGCCGGTCCCTCCCGCCATTGCCGAGTATTCCACCGGCATGACCATGGGCGAGAGCGCGGAGAAGATGGCCAAGGAGAATGGCATCTCGAGGGAGGAACAGGATCGCATCGCCTATGCCTCTCATCAGAACGCCGCCCGCGCCTGGCAGGAGGGCCGCTTCGACAGCGAGGTGATGCACGTTGTCATCCCGCCCCGTTACGAGGACGTGGCGGCCAAGGACAACATCGTCCGGGGGGATACCAGCCTGGAGGCGCTCGGCCAGCTCAAGCCGGTGTTCGACCGGAAGTACGGCAGCATCACCGCAGGCAATGCCTCTCCGCTCACGGATGGGGCCGCCGCTTTGTTGCTGATGAGTGAGGAGAAGGCCCGGGCGTTGGGGTACGAGCCCATCGGTTACCTGCGATCGCACGCCTATGCCGCCACGGATCCTGGCGACCAGCTCTTGCAAGGGCCCGCCTATGCGGTGCCCGTGGCGCTCAAGCGCGCGGGCATGACGCTGGCGGACATCGATCTGGTGGAGATGCACGAGGCGTTCGCAGCCCAGGTGGCCAGCAACATCCAGGCGCTCGCCTCGCCCGCCTTCGCCAAGAAGGCCGGGTGGAGCGGACCGGTCGGGGAGGTGGATCGAGAGCGGGTCAACGTGAATGGTGGCTCCATTGCCTTGGGCCACCCCTTTGGGGCGACGGGAGCGCGAATCGTCACCCAGGCCCTTCATGAGCTGAAGCGTCGGAACAAGAACACGGTGCTGTGCACCGTGTGTGCTGCTGGTGGCCTCGGGGCCGCGGTGATCCTGGAGCGTGCGTGA
- the hemE gene encoding uroporphyrinogen decarboxylase, giving the protein MNDRLLKAARRQPTDTTPVWLMRQAGRYLPEYRAIRGNIAFLDLCKHPDLAAEVTVQPVTRLGVDAAIIFSDILIPVEAMGIVLELGDKGPHFPQPVRTAADIERLAVPDPVEGTGFVAEAIRRTRKALNDSVPVIGFAGAPFTLAAYMVEGGGSKSYILIKRLLFEQPKLAHAFFQKLTDTLIPYLKMQVEAGASIVQIFDSWGGELSPYDFERFSLPYLTRMVKELQAAGVPVIVFGTGMSTHLPLLKRTGADVIGLDWRIPADDGRRILGQDVAVQGNLDPLHLFLPREELEGRVVDILKRAGPVGHIFNLGHGILPPTDPEAAKFLVESVHRHGAALRQGTLAP; this is encoded by the coding sequence ATGAATGACAGATTGTTGAAGGCCGCTCGCCGGCAGCCCACCGACACCACCCCGGTGTGGCTCATGCGCCAGGCGGGCCGCTACCTGCCGGAGTACCGGGCCATTCGCGGCAACATCGCGTTCCTCGACCTGTGCAAGCATCCGGATCTCGCTGCCGAGGTCACCGTGCAGCCGGTGACCCGCCTCGGGGTGGACGCGGCCATCATCTTCTCGGACATCCTCATCCCCGTGGAGGCGATGGGCATTGTCCTGGAACTGGGGGACAAGGGCCCCCACTTCCCCCAGCCCGTGCGCACGGCCGCGGACATCGAGCGGCTCGCGGTGCCGGACCCCGTGGAAGGGACCGGGTTTGTTGCCGAAGCCATCCGCCGGACGCGCAAGGCCCTGAATGATTCGGTACCCGTCATCGGCTTCGCGGGGGCGCCCTTCACCCTGGCGGCCTACATGGTCGAGGGCGGCGGCTCCAAGAGCTACATCCTCATCAAGCGCCTGCTCTTCGAGCAGCCGAAGCTGGCGCATGCGTTCTTCCAGAAGCTCACCGACACGCTCATCCCGTACCTGAAGATGCAGGTGGAGGCGGGGGCGAGCATCGTCCAGATTTTCGACTCGTGGGGCGGGGAGCTGTCCCCGTACGACTTCGAGCGCTTCAGTCTTCCCTACCTCACGCGCATGGTGAAAGAGCTGCAGGCCGCGGGTGTTCCCGTCATCGTTTTCGGGACGGGCATGTCCACCCACCTGCCGCTGCTCAAGCGGACGGGCGCGGATGTCATCGGTCTGGATTGGCGCATCCCTGCGGACGACGGGCGGCGCATCCTGGGCCAGGACGTGGCGGTGCAGGGCAACCTGGACCCGCTGCACCTCTTTCTGCCGCGGGAGGAACTGGAGGGCAGGGTGGTGGACATCCTGAAGCGGGCCGGACCCGTGGGGCACATCTTCAATCTGGGCCACGGCATCCTTCCCCCCACGGACCCCGAGGCCGCGAAGTTCCTGGTCGAGTCCGTGCACCGCCATGGCGCCGCACTCCGTCAGGGCACGTTGGCCCCCTGA